In Syntrophaceae bacterium, the sequence GAACCATCCATCCGCCCCGCGTTACGTGCTTCGTTGCCGGCATATCCACCTCTCAAGCCCGGTATGTTAAGAGACCGCGGATGGGAATGCAAGCATTTTCAGGGGGATTACGGGATGATATCCTTCTTGACATATAAATTGATACTGAGTATAAGGTCACGCTCGATTATCAGCAGGTCCAGATCTCTCCACGTTTATCGGAATGTCGCAGCATCCATCCGTTGCAAACGAACACAAGAGGAGAAATGGGCCTTCCATCGGAAAGGCGGAATATGAAAGTGACCGTACGGCAAATCAGGCGCGTGATGATTGCGAACCGGGGGGAGATCGCCCTCCGGATCCTGAGGACTGCCAAAGAGCTGTCCCTGGATGTCGTCGTTGTTTATGAAAGTCCCGACAGCGAGGCGTATTACATCCGGATGGCCGAAGACGCCATCATGATCGGCGACGGGCCCAGGAAGGATTACCTGGACATTGATAAGATCATCTGGGCGGCTCGCAAGAGCGGTGCCGACGCGATCCATCCGGGTTACGGCTTCCTGGCGGAGAATCCCGATTTTTCGGCTGCCTGCGACAAGGCGGGAATCATCTTCATCGGCCCCCCTCCCGGTGTGATCAGCAACCTGGGCAACAAGGTCGTGGCCCGGCAGATCGCCATGAAGGCCGGGATTCCCTGTGTTCCCGGAACGTCGGATTTGCGCCGCGGCGAGGCAGGCGTCCGGGAGGCCGTCGATTTCGGGCGGATGCACGGATACCCCCTGATGCTCAAGGCGTCCGCCGGCGGCGGCGGCCGGGGCATCCGGAAAGTGATCGACGAAGCCGACCTTCTTAAGCAGATTCCCCAGGCCCGCGCGGAGACGCTGGCGGCCTTCAACGATGAGAACATCTACGTGGAGAAGTGCATCGAGGCGCCGCGCCACGTGGAAGTGCAGATCCTGGCGGACAAACACGGCAACGTGATCCACCTGGGAACGAGAGACTGCTCGATCCAGCGGCGTCATCAGAAGCTCCTGGAGATCGCACCGGCGGACCTGCCGCCGGACGTCCTCGAGGCGATGTGCGATTGCGCCATCCGCTTCTCCCGCGAGTCGGGCTATGTCAACGCCGGGACGGTGGAATTCCTGGTCGACTCGAAGACCAACGAATTCTGGTTCATGGAGATGAATACCCGGCTACAGGTGGAGCACACCGTAACGGAGGAGCTCTCCGGGGTGGACATCGTCCGGGAGCAGATCCGTATCGCTGAGGGCCACGTCCTTAGCATTCCCCAGGAGTTGGGGCATCTCCGGGGGAAGGCCATTCAGGTCCGGATCAACGCCGAAGACCCGAAAAACAACTTCATGCCCGAGGGCGGCAAGAGGCTGGAGGTATACCAGTCCTCCGGCGGACCCGGCGTCCGGCTGGACGGCGTGGTCTACCAGGGATTCAAGATCCCCACGGAATACGACTCGATGATGGTCAAGATGACCGTCCGGGGGCTGAACTGGGAACAGGCCATCCAGCGGCTGAAAAGGGCCCTTCAGGGATTCCTCATCGTGGGGCCCAAGACCACGATCCCATTCTACCTGTCCATCTGCGACGAACCCGACTTCCAGGCGGGCCGGTTCGATACGAGCTACCTGGAGACGCATCCCGGGATCTTCGAATACCCGGAGCCGGAGCGCGAGGTGGCGAAACTGGCGGAACTCATCGCGGAGATTCACGCCCGCAAGATCAACCCTTACGCATACTGAGTCTCCCGGTTCCGGCGGTGGGAAACCGCAGCGGCCGGCCTGAAAAGGGAGACGGGGAGGAACCATGCTGAACAATATTTCCCAGAACCTGCTCGACGAGCGGATTTCCCCGCAAGACCTCCGGGAACGAGGAGTCCGGTTCGTGCTGGACAAGATCCGGCAGGCCGAGGGTTACTATCTGACCAATACCGAGAGGGACCAGTCCCAGTCGGATTTCAAAAACCGGATCATGCCCCATACCCAGCTCCTCGTGGCCCGGCCGCGCAACGACGCGGGCTACCTGTCCCTCGAGATCACGGGCGGGGCCTCGGTCCATGTGGACATGCTGCGCAAGCAGATCAATCCCCTGGAGAAGCTCCAGGTGTTGAGCGAGCGCATGCCCGAGACCATGTTCCAGACCCTCTGCCGGGGGATCAACCTCTTCGGTTACCGTCCCTATCCGGAAAACGTGGTCCGCCTGACGGTGCGGACCTTCGCCCGCTATGTCCACGTCTGGCGCGTGTTCGACTTCCTCAACTACATCCCCAACATGCGGGCGGTATTCGAGGAGGTGCAGGCGTCGGGATGCATCCTGGAGCCGTCCATCTGCTTCTCCACCGGACCCGAGCACACCGACGAATACTACGTGGGCAAGGTGGGGGAGATCCTCGACGTGACGGGGCCTGACATCCTCCTGTGCATCAAGAACCACGGCGGCCTCGGGACGTCGAAACGCATCGGGGACCTGGTGCGGGCCATCCTGGACCGGTACCCGGACCTCATCATCCACTATCACGGCCACAACACCGACGGGAACGACATCGGGCGGATCGTCGAGGCGGTGCGCAACGGGGCGAAAATCGCCGACGCGGCGGACCACGCCTTTACCGGCTTCTACGGCCCACCGCCGCTCCTCACGGTGATCGAAACCCTGGAGGAATACGGCCATCGGGCCATGGGCATCGACAAGCAGTCCGTTCTCGACACGTCCAGCATGCTCCGGCCGGAGCGCGAGTTCTACAAGGATCTCGAGTCCCAGTTCCTGGGGTTCGATCCCTCCGTCCAGGTGCACAAGCTCCCCGGCGGGGCCACGGGTTCCAGTTTCGAACAGGCCGTCAAGGGTGGCTTCCTCCACCGGATGCCGGAGATCCTCCAGCGGGAGCTTCCCCGCGTGCAGACCGAGCTGGGAAACTGGTGGAGCGTGACGCCGGGCTCCCAGATCCTCTGGACCACGGCGGTGAACAACGTCCTGAAAGGCGTCCGTTACAAGGACGCCAACGACGACCTGAAGAGCCTGATGCTGGGACGATACGGCGATCTCCCGTTCTACTGGCCCTCCGACGAAATCTACCGGGCCGTATTCGGTCCCGACTGGAAGCAGATCCGGGAGTGCGACACCTGTTACCAGCGCATCGACGACGTGGACCTCGACGTGGAGAAAAAGGTCCTGGAAAAGCGCCTGGGCCGTCATGCCACGGAAGACGAACTGGTGCTCTACCTGCAGCATCCGAACGATGCCGTCAACTTCCTCAAGTTCGAGACGAAGTTCGGGAAGACGTGGGTCCTGTCGCCGAAAATCTGGTTCAACCGGGGAGGTTTCTCGCAGGGCGAGAAGTTCGATTTCCCGGACGCTTTCGGCCGGCTCCATACCATCGAGATCGGACCGCAGCGGAAAACCAAGGCGGGCGACATGGTCACCTACATGGTCATCGACCACCACACCGAGCCCGTCCTCACCGTCCTGGAGGAGGAGGGGAACGAGCAGGCGAAGAAAAAGATGGTCCTGTCGGCCAAAGAGATCAGCGAGCTGGCCAAGAAGGGCGATATCCGGTCCCATATCAGCGGGACGGTCAGCGAGATTCCCGTTACGGAAGGGGCGGAGGTCGAGCCGGGACAGGTCCTGATCATCCTGGAGGCCATGAAGATGCTCAACAATGTGGCTTCCGACCTGAAGGGGCAGGTGGTGGAGATCCGGGTGTCCCCGGGCGACAAGGTCGAAGTGGGAGATCCCCTGATGACCGTCCGGAAGGAATAGGGCGACGGCACTCCTCCGCGGACGTGAACGAGGGGATCCCGCCCGAGAGAGCAGTCGGTCGCCGGTCCTGTTTCCGGGATTACGGACGAGGGCGCCGCACCGGGCTCCGATCACCGTTTTGTTTGAACGCAACCAGCTGAAAAAAGGGGAGAAACGGACGGATCCGGGATTTCGGTCTTGACTTTCCCGGCATCCGTGGTAACGTGGCGAACCCTTTGCAACCAGGTATCCGTCGGTTCCAATCTCATCCCGTTCGCGCTTCGGTGATCCGCCCGCATCCAACCCGAAAGAGGATGTTCAGCCTCCTCCGGGCGACGACCGGAGGGGACGCGGAATGGCAAGGAGTCAGGATGGCGAAACGCGGCTTTACCCTCTTGATCATTCCCCGAAGGGACGGTCCCGTCCATACCTTCGGGATTCCGGGTTCTCTCCTGACAGGGCTGGCCGCGGTCCTGGCAACCGTTGTTCTCCTCTCCCTCTACTTGGCCTACGACTATATCTCCATCCGCCGGGATGCCTCCGAACTGGCCCGCCTGCGGGCGGTCACGGGAAATCAGGAGAAGCAGATCGTCGACCTTGCCGGCCGCCTGGAGCGGTATGGTGCCAGGATCGACGAGTTGAAGGAGTTCGACCGGAAGATCCGGATCGCCGCCAATATCGAGAGCAACCGCGACAAACAGGAGATCCTCGGGATCGGGGGCACCGTACCGGACGAGCGGCTCGTTCCGTCGCGCCTGGATGGAGACCGACAGGCCATCCTGAAGGAGGTCGTCCGGGGTGTTGACCGGCTGGAGCAGGATGCGGCCGCACAGGAGAAAAGCTTTGTCCAGATCCTGAAGTTCCTGAACCGTCAGCGGTCGGTTATCGCGTCAACCCCGTCCCTCTGGCCGGTACGGGGGCTCGTGACATCCGAATTCGGCACCCGCTCCTCCCCCTTCGGTGGGGGCCGGGAGCATCACGACGGCATCGACATCGCCACGCAGCAGGGAATGCCCATCCGTGTGCCCGCCGACGGGGTGGTGCTCGAAGCGGCGCGGCAGAGCGGTCTGGGCAACATGGTCAAGGTCGACCATGGCCGGGGGCTCTCCACGACCTATGGCCACATGTCCCGGATCGCCGTCCGGCAGGGAGCGATCGTCCGCAGGGGGGAAATCATCGGATATGTCGGGAACACCGGCCGCAGCACCGGTTCCCATCTGCATTACTCGGTCCATTTCAGCGGGGTTGCCGTGAATCCCCGAAGTTATCTGCGCCCATAGGAAGTATGCCCTTCCGTCCTCACTTGGGCGGCCGAATGTCTGACACCGGTGTGACGCCGGTTTTTTTATTGGATAACCAACATGTTTGAAAACATCCTGAAAAAAATCGTGGGCAGCAAGAACGACCGCGATCTCAAGCGCCTGTCCTTCCTTCTGGAGGAAGTCAACGACCTGGAACCGGCCATGCTGGCCTTGAGTGACGCCGAGCTACGGGCGAAAACCCCGTATTTCAAGGAGAAACTGGACAACGGCGCCTCCCTGGAGGACATCCTGCCGGAGGCCTTTGCGGTCGTGCGGGAGGTGTCCCGGCGGACCCTGCTGATGCGCCCCTTCGACGTGCAGGTCATCGGCGGCATCGTTCTTCACGAGGGGAAGATCGCCGAGATGAAGACCGGGGAAGGAAAAACCCTGGCGGCGACCATGCCGATGTACCTGAACGCCCTGGCGGGCAGGGGCGCCCATTTGGTCACGGTGAACGACTACCTGGCCCGTCGCGATGCCTCGTGGATGGGTCCTGTCTACAATTTCCTCGGACTGACCGTGGGCGTTATCGTCCACGGCATGGACGACGCGGAGCGCAGAAAGGCCTATCTGTCCGATATTACATACGGAACGAACAACGAGTTCGGGTTTGACTATCTCCGGGACAACATGAAGTTCACCCTGGACGACTACGTCCAGAGGGACTTCAACTATGCCATCGTCGACGAGGTCGACAGCATCCTCATCGACGAGGCCCGGACACCCCTCATCATCTCCGGGCCCTCCGACGAATCGACGGACAAGTACTACCGGATCAACCAGATCATCCCGCGTCTTCACAAGGACACGGACTACACGATCGAGGAAAAGAGCAAGACCGTGGTGCTGACCGAGGAGGGCGTCGCCCGGGTGGAAACCCTCCTGAAGGTCCAGAACCTCTACGAGCCAAGGAACATCGAGATCGTCCACCACGTGAACCAGGCCCTCCGTGCCCACACCCTCTTCAAGCGGGACGTGGACTACATGGTGAAGGACGGCGAGGTCATCATCGTCGACGAGTTCACCGGCCGGCTCATGCCGGGGAGGCGTTACAGCGACGGCCTGCATCAGGCCCTGGAGGCGAAGGAGAAGGTCAAGATCGAGCGGGAAAATCAGACCCTGGCGTCCATCACCTTCCAGAACTACTTCCGCATGTACGACAAGCTGGCGGGCATGACCGGTACCGCCGATACGGAGGCGGAGGAGTTCAAGAAGATCTACGGCCTCGAGGTGGTGGTCGTCCCGACGAACATGCCCATGATCCGGAACGACGCGGGAGACGTGGTCTACAAGACGGAAGTGGAAAAATTCAATGCCGTCATCGAAGAGATCAAGGAGATGCACCGGAACGGACGGCCCGTCCTGGTGGGCACGATCTCCATCGAGAAATCGGAGCACCTGAGCAAGCTTCTTTCCCGTTCGGGAGTGAAGCACCACGTTCTCAACGCCAAGCAGCACGACAGGGAGGCGGAGATCGTCGCCCAGGCGGGCCAGAAGGGCATGGTGACCATCTCGACCAACATGGCGGGGCGAGGAACCGACATCAAGCTGGGAGACGGCGTCGCGGAGCTGGGGGGCCTCCACATCCTGGGGACGGAGCGCCACGAGAGCCGGCGGATCGACAACCAGCTCCGGGGCCGGTCGGGACGCCAGGGGGACATGGGGTCTTCCCGATTCTACCTGTCCCTCGATGACGACCTGATGCGCATCTTCGGGGGTGAAAAGATCTCCGCCATCATGGACCGAATCGGCATTGAAGAGAACCAGCCCATTGAGCACCGGATGATCTCCAAGGCGATCGAGAACTCGCAGAAGCGCGTGGAAGGACAGAACTTCGAGATCCGGAAACACCTCCTGGAATACGACGATGTCATGAACCGCCAGCGGCAGGTCATCTACGAGCAACGCCGCAAGGTGCTCCGGGGAGGCGAAGGCCTCTGGTCGGACCTGGAGGAGATGCTGGGGGACGTCCTGGACGATCTGATTCCGGATTTCATTGACGAGAAGGGCCACGCGGAGGAAGGGGATCTCAAGGGGCTGGAGGACATGGTCTTCAAGCAGTTTTCCCTGAAAATGAACTTTTCCGATCGGGAGGACCTGCGGCCCGCCGTGATCCAAGAAGAGATCCGCGAAGCGGTGATGGGACTTCTGAAGGGGAAGGAAGCGGAATTCGGGACGGAGCTGATGGAATATCTCCTCCGGGTGATCATGCTGAACGCCATCGATACCCAGTGGAAGGACCACCTGTTGGCCATGGACCACCTCAAGGAGGGGATCGGCCTCCGGGGATACGGCCAGAAGGATCCGGTCCGGGAATACCAGAAGGAAGGGTACGACATGTTCATGGAGATGATCGAGCGGATCAAGATGGACAGCCTGGAGAAGCTCTGTATGGTCCGAATCCAGCGGGAGGACGAGGTCGAGCGGATCCAGCGGCGGCAGGAGCAGGAGTACGTCATGAGCCGGGGAGGAGACGGAGCGGCCGCTGCCCCGGTGAAGCGGACCGGTGAAAAGGTCGGGCGGAACGATCCCTGCCCCTGCGGGAGCGGAAAGAAATACAAGAAGTGTTGTGGCGCAAATTGAGAAAACGGCCGCATGAAGCGTTCCCGGTGCCGTGTTGCGGTGGGAGAAGGCTGAAGGATGAGTAAAGACGAAAGTTTAACCGTCCCCGGTTTTCGGGCGGCGGGGATCGCTGCGGGGATCAAGGAGAACGGGCGGAAGGACCTGGCCCTCATCGTCTCGGACGAACCGGCCGCGGCGGCCGGCCTGTTCACGACCAACACCTTCAAGGCCGCCCCGGTGATCTTGGACATGGAGCGCATCCGGTCCGGCCGGGCCCAGGCCATCCTGACCAACAGCGGAAACGCCAACGCAGCAAACGGTCCCGAAGGGGTTGAGGACGCCCGGGCTTCATCCCGGGCCGTCTCGGAGGCGTTGGGCATTCCGGATGACCTGATCCTGGTGGCCTCCACGGGGGTTATCGGCCGGCGCCTCCCGGTCGGGAAGATCCTTGCCGGCATCCGGCCGCTCGCAGGATCCCTCCGGCCGGACGGAATGGAAGATGCACAGGAGGCGATCCTCACGACGGACCGCTTCCCCAAGATGGCCGTGCGCGTGGAGAACATCGACGGCAGGCCCGTGACGGTCCTCGGGATGGCCAAGGGAGCGGGCATGATCCAGCCGAACATGGCGACTCTACTTTCCTACGTCCTCACCGACGCGGCCGTCGATGCCCCTCTCCTGGAAGACCTGCTCCGGGAGGGCGTGTCCCGCAGCTTCAACGCGATCACCGTGGACGGCTGCATGAGCACCAACGACACGGTCCTGATCCTGGCGAACGGCCGGGCGGGAAACCGTCCCTTCCGGAAGGGCGGCCGGGACGGCCGGATGTTCCGGAGCATGCTGTCCGCCGTACTGGAGGAGATGGCCCTGGCCATGGTCCGCGACGGGGAGGGGGCGACCAAGATCGTCACGGTCGAAGTCTTGGGAGGAAGAACGAAGGCGGAGGCCCGGAGAGTGGCCTATGCCGTGGGGAACTCGAACCTGTTCAAGACGGCGTGTTTCGGGGGCGATCCCAACTGGGGACGGGTGATCCAGGCCGTCGGGGCTTCCGGCGTATCCGTGGATCCCGATGCCGTCGACGTGTCCTTCGGCGGTGTGACGGTTTTCTCCGGCGGGCGGGGCATTCCCGCGGCAGTACCGGAACTGGCCGGGATCATGGCGGCCGACCGCATCCATGTCCGGATCAACCTTTCCGTGGGCAGGGGAACGTTCAGCCTTCATGCGTCCGACCTGACCTTCGATTACGTCAAGATCAACGCGCATTACACGACCTGAGCGGGAATTCCATTTGTCGGGGCGCGGGGGCTGTCACTCCCGCGGCAGGATCGAAAGGAGACCGGGTTTTCCCTTGCCAAGGGAATCCCTTTATGCTAATGGCCACCAGATTTCGCACATCCCCGGACCGGCAGGGGGTTGCTTTTCCTTGGAAAAGTTCCCTGGCGGGGTGATGGGGGTGGAGGAAAAAACAAAAGGAGAAAGACTATGGCAGCATTGATTTCCATGAAGCTCCTGCTTGAGGCGGGAGTCCACTTCGGTCACCAGACCAACAAATGGAACCCGAAGATGAAGACCTACATCTTCGGCGCCCGGAACGGCATCTACATCATCGACCTCCAGCAGACCGTCGAGATGTTCCACAAGGCCTACGACTTTGTTGTGAACACCGTGGCGAACGGGGGTACCATCCTGTTTGTGGGAACGAAGAAACAGTCCCAGGAGTCGATTCGCGAGGAATCGGAGCGGTGCGGCATGCCTCACGTGAACCAGCGTTGGCTCGGCGGGATGCTGACCAATTTCGTCACCATCAAGAAGAGCATCGACCGCCTGAACATGCTGGACAAGATGTTCCAGGACGAAAGCGTCCGCGCATTTCCGAAAAAGGAGATCATGAAGCTCCAGAAGGAGCGGGACAAGTTGATCAAGGTCCTCGGCGGAATCCGGACCCTCAAGGGGCATCCGGGAGGGCTGTTCATCGTGGATCCGAAGCGGGAGGACATTGCCGTTCAGGAAGCCCGGAAGCTCGGCATTCCCATTACGGCCATCGTGGATACGAACTGCAACCCCGACCTGATCGATTACGTCATCCCGGGGAATGACGACGCCATCCGGGCCATCAAACTCTTTTCTTCCCGCATCGCCGACGCGGTCCTGGAAGGAAAGAGGCGCTACGAGGAAAAGCTCCAGGCAGAGAGCGACAAGAATGCCCCGGCGGAGACACCCGTCGAGGAGGCCGAGCCGGATGTTCCGGAGAGCGTAGAGCGGAAGGAAAGTCCCGAGGCACAGGACGGGGCGGCGGAAGTAAGTGCATAATTCCACAGATACAAGGATGGAGGTTTGAGCATTGGAAATTACATCCGGAATGGTAAAAGAGCTGAGAACGAAAACGGGCGCCGGCATGATGGACTGCAAGGAGGCCCTTCAGGCCTCGGATGGCGATTTTGAAAAGGCCATCGACTTTCTGCGCAAAAAGGGCATGTCGGCGGCGACCAAGCGCTCTTCCAAGGCCGCCAAGGACGGCGCCGTCGGTTCCTACATTCACATGGGAGGAAAGATCGGCGTCCTGGTCGAGGTGAACTGCGAGACCGACTTCGTGGCGAAGACGGACAATTTCACCGCTTTCGTCAAGGACATCGCCATGCACGTGGCGGCGTCGAATCCCCTGTACCTGAACAGCGAAGAGATCCCCGAGGCCGATATGGAACGGGAGAAGGCCATTTATCGCGATCAGCTTGCCCAGGAGAAAAAGCCCGAGAAGATCTGGGACAAGATCATCGAGGGGAAGCTCCGGAAGTACTATGAGGATGTGTGCCTCCTGGATCAGAAGTTCATCAAAAACACAGACATCACGGTGAAGACGCTTCTGAACGAGATGATCGCCAAGACGGGAGAGAACATCATCATCCGTCGCTTCGCCCGGTTCCAGCTGGGAGAAGAGTTGAAGGGCTGATTTGGAACGGCCGGTCTATCGCAGGGTTCTGTTGAAACTCAGCGGCGAAGCCCTTGCCGGCGGCAAGGGCTTCGGCTTCGATTTCGAGGTGATCGAGGGGATCGCCCGGGAACTCAAGTCGGTTGCGGCGTTGGGAGTCCAGATGGGCCTCGTCATCGGCGGCGGCAACATCTGGCGTGGCGGTGTCGCCGCTGCCCGAGGCATGGACCGGACGGCGGCGGACTACACGGGAATGCTGGCCACGGTCATCAACTGCCTGACCATGCAGAGCGCCCTGGAGGCCCAGGGGGTTCCGGCCCGTGTCCTGTCCGCCCTGGACGTCAAAGGGGTGGCCGAACCCTACATCCAGAGGCGAGCCATTCGTTACCTCGAGGAGGGGCGCGTTCTTCTGCTGGCGGGAGGGACGGGAAACCCGTTTTTTACCACCGACACGGCGGCGGCACTCCGAGCCGTCGAGATCAAGGCCGATGTTCTCCTGAAGGCCACGAAAGTGGACGGCGTCTATGACCGGGATCCCGTCAATCACCCGGAAGCGGTCTTTTTCGAACGCATCGGCTATGCAGATGTCCTGGTGAAGGACCTGAAAGTGATGGACGGCACGGCCGTTTCTCTCTGCCGGGAGAACGGCATGCCGGTGATCGTCTTCAACCTCCAGAAGAGTGGGAACATCAAGCGGGTACTCTGCGGGGAACCGGTAGGGACCCGGTTAGGAGCGTAAATCATGAAAGAAAAGGTATTTGCCACGCTGAAGGAAGATATGGACCGGTCTATCGGAGCCTTGGAGAAGTCGTTCAGCAAGGTTCGAACGGGACGTGCCTCCCTGGCGCTCCTGGACGGGATCAAGGTCGATTACTACGGGGTGCCCACGCCGCTGAACCAGGTGGCCAACCTTTCGATTCCGGAGAGCCGGATGATCCTGATTTCCCCCTGGGACATCAGCGTCATCGGCGCTATCGAAAAGGCGATCCAGAAGGCGGACATCGGCCTTACCCCCACCAATGACGGCAAACTGGTGCGTCTGGCCATTCCGGCACTTACGGAAGAGCGCCGGAAGGAGCTGGTCAAGGTCGTCAAGAAGATGACCGAGGAAAGCAAGGTCAAGCTGCGGAACGCACGCCGCGACGCCAACGAGGAGTTCAAGACCCTGAAGAAGGACAACAAGATCTCCGAGGACGAGATGTTCACGCAGCAGGAGGAAGTGAAGAAGCGAATGGACAAGGCCATCGAGAAAGTGGATGACCTTCTGGCGGCGAAAGAGAAGGAGATCATGGAAATCTGATGGGGCATGTCGATATCATCGCTCCGAAACAGGTTTCCGGCGATCATGGATTCAAAGGTATTCCGGCCCCGCGGGGCCGGCAGGGGAAGGGAGCGGAAGCTCCCTTTTTTTTGTCAGGCTGTTGATGAGGGGCTGACTGCGGCGTTTCCCTCGTCACTCAGCCGCTCAACGTAACATGAAGTGCGCCGCGCGGCTCAGGACTTCGGGAGCCTGGTATCCAACCCCTTTTGAGCGGTCTGGAAAGCTGATGGTGCTCCTGCCGGGACGGGCGTTTGCATTCGAACTAGGGATGTGTTAGGGCCGGAAGCAGGGGGAGAGTCTATCCGTGAGCGATTTCAACGGGATCGATCCGAAAAATCTGCCCCGGCACATTGCCGTCATCATGGACGGCAATGGGCGCTGGGCGAAAAAGCATGCCCTGGGAAGAATCGCCGGCCACCGGAAGGGGGCCGAGGCCGTCCGGACGACCGTGCGGACCTGCAGACAGATCGGCATTCAATACCTGACGCTGTACGCCTTTTCGGTGGAGAACTGGATGCGGCCGGCCCGGGAGGTATCGGCCCTGATGGACCTGCTGGTCGACTATCTACAGTCCGAGTCCCGGGAGCTTCAGGAGCAGGGGATCCGCCTGCAGACGATTGGAAACACCGCGGCGCTCCGGGAACCGGTGAAGCGTTTTCTCCGGGAGACGATGGAAGCCACGAAGGAGAACCGGGAGATGGTCCTGATCCTGGCGCTGAGCTACGGAGGCCGGGACGAGATTCTCGAAGCGGTGCGGGCCATGGCCGGAAAATGCGCGACCGGACTCCTTGCTCCTGAGGACATAGCAAGGGAAACGTTCGAGGAACACCTCCAGACCACCGGAATTCCCGATCCGGACCTGCTCATCCGGACGAGTGGAGAATTCCGGATCAGCAATTTTCTCCTCTGGCAGATGGCCTATACGGAGTTCTTCTTTACCGACGTCCTGTGGCCCGATTTCGATCGCAACGAGCTCCTGAAGGCTATTACCGCCTATCAGCAGCGGGAGAGAAGGTTCGGGTTGACGTCCGAACAACTCTAATGGGCGGGCTGTTGAAAAACGCTCGCCTGCATCTCGGTATGACTGTGGGACGGTGAATCGGACTCGTTCCCCGTGGAAACATCCCGGCTCGATGCACGGGATCGCCGGCAAGGAACGGAGGATTATTCGCCCATCGGTAAACAGCGGAATAGGTATTCAACCGGGCTGTTCAAAAATGCCCGGATGCAAGGCCCCCGAAATCCTGAGCCGCGAGTCGTTCCCGTTCGTACGTCGAGTGGCGAAGGATGAGGGAAACACAGCAGACGGGCGTTTTTCAACAGACCGGAGGTGTCATGGCGAGTTCACACTTACAACGCTGGCTCACAGCAATCGTCGCTGTGCCGATCCTGTTCGCCCTGGTTCTTTTCGGGGGGGAGCTCTTGTTCTTCCTCCTGATCCTGGCCGTCGTCCTCCTCGGGATGGAGGAGTACACCCGCATGTCCTTCGGGGAGGGGCATCCCTGGGAGCGGTGGGAGGGCCTCCTCTTCGCCGGCGCGGTCTGTCTCGCCGCCCGAACCGGCGATGCCCGTATCCTGATGGCCGTGGTCGCCTTTTCGGTCCTGATCGT encodes:
- a CDS encoding acetyl-CoA carboxylase biotin carboxylase subunit (catalyzes the ATP-dependent carboxylation of a covalently attached biotin and the transfer of the carboxyl group to pyruvate forming oxaloacetate) — encoded protein: MKVTVRQIRRVMIANRGEIALRILRTAKELSLDVVVVYESPDSEAYYIRMAEDAIMIGDGPRKDYLDIDKIIWAARKSGADAIHPGYGFLAENPDFSAACDKAGIIFIGPPPGVISNLGNKVVARQIAMKAGIPCVPGTSDLRRGEAGVREAVDFGRMHGYPLMLKASAGGGGRGIRKVIDEADLLKQIPQARAETLAAFNDENIYVEKCIEAPRHVEVQILADKHGNVIHLGTRDCSIQRRHQKLLEIAPADLPPDVLEAMCDCAIRFSRESGYVNAGTVEFLVDSKTNEFWFMEMNTRLQVEHTVTEELSGVDIVREQIRIAEGHVLSIPQELGHLRGKAIQVRINAEDPKNNFMPEGGKRLEVYQSSGGPGVRLDGVVYQGFKIPTEYDSMMVKMTVRGLNWEQAIQRLKRALQGFLIVGPKTTIPFYLSICDEPDFQAGRFDTSYLETHPGIFEYPEPEREVAKLAELIAEIHARKINPYAY
- the secA gene encoding preprotein translocase subunit SecA, whose product is MFENILKKIVGSKNDRDLKRLSFLLEEVNDLEPAMLALSDAELRAKTPYFKEKLDNGASLEDILPEAFAVVREVSRRTLLMRPFDVQVIGGIVLHEGKIAEMKTGEGKTLAATMPMYLNALAGRGAHLVTVNDYLARRDASWMGPVYNFLGLTVGVIVHGMDDAERRKAYLSDITYGTNNEFGFDYLRDNMKFTLDDYVQRDFNYAIVDEVDSILIDEARTPLIISGPSDESTDKYYRINQIIPRLHKDTDYTIEEKSKTVVLTEEGVARVETLLKVQNLYEPRNIEIVHHVNQALRAHTLFKRDVDYMVKDGEVIIVDEFTGRLMPGRRYSDGLHQALEAKEKVKIERENQTLASITFQNYFRMYDKLAGMTGTADTEAEEFKKIYGLEVVVVPTNMPMIRNDAGDVVYKTEVEKFNAVIEEIKEMHRNGRPVLVGTISIEKSEHLSKLLSRSGVKHHVLNAKQHDREAEIVAQAGQKGMVTISTNMAGRGTDIKLGDGVAELGGLHILGTERHESRRIDNQLRGRSGRQGDMGSSRFYLSLDDDLMRIFGGEKISAIMDRIGIEENQPIEHRMISKAIENSQKRVEGQNFEIRKHLLEYDDVMNRQRQVIYEQRRKVLRGGEGLWSDLEEMLGDVLDDLIPDFIDEKGHAEEGDLKGLEDMVFKQFSLKMNFSDREDLRPAVIQEEIREAVMGLLKGKEAEFGTELMEYLLRVIMLNAIDTQWKDHLLAMDHLKEGIGLRGYGQKDPVREYQKEGYDMFMEMIERIKMDSLEKLCMVRIQREDEVERIQRRQEQEYVMSRGGDGAAAAPVKRTGEKVGRNDPCPCGSGKKYKKCCGAN
- a CDS encoding M23 family metallopeptidase, giving the protein MAKRGFTLLIIPRRDGPVHTFGIPGSLLTGLAAVLATVVLLSLYLAYDYISIRRDASELARLRAVTGNQEKQIVDLAGRLERYGARIDELKEFDRKIRIAANIESNRDKQEILGIGGTVPDERLVPSRLDGDRQAILKEVVRGVDRLEQDAAAQEKSFVQILKFLNRQRSVIASTPSLWPVRGLVTSEFGTRSSPFGGGREHHDGIDIATQQGMPIRVPADGVVLEAARQSGLGNMVKVDHGRGLSTTYGHMSRIAVRQGAIVRRGEIIGYVGNTGRSTGSHLHYSVHFSGVAVNPRSYLRP
- a CDS encoding biotin/lipoyl-binding protein — translated: MLNNISQNLLDERISPQDLRERGVRFVLDKIRQAEGYYLTNTERDQSQSDFKNRIMPHTQLLVARPRNDAGYLSLEITGGASVHVDMLRKQINPLEKLQVLSERMPETMFQTLCRGINLFGYRPYPENVVRLTVRTFARYVHVWRVFDFLNYIPNMRAVFEEVQASGCILEPSICFSTGPEHTDEYYVGKVGEILDVTGPDILLCIKNHGGLGTSKRIGDLVRAILDRYPDLIIHYHGHNTDGNDIGRIVEAVRNGAKIADAADHAFTGFYGPPPLLTVIETLEEYGHRAMGIDKQSVLDTSSMLRPEREFYKDLESQFLGFDPSVQVHKLPGGATGSSFEQAVKGGFLHRMPEILQRELPRVQTELGNWWSVTPGSQILWTTAVNNVLKGVRYKDANDDLKSLMLGRYGDLPFYWPSDEIYRAVFGPDWKQIRECDTCYQRIDDVDLDVEKKVLEKRLGRHATEDELVLYLQHPNDAVNFLKFETKFGKTWVLSPKIWFNRGGFSQGEKFDFPDAFGRLHTIEIGPQRKTKAGDMVTYMVIDHHTEPVLTVLEEEGNEQAKKKMVLSAKEISELAKKGDIRSHISGTVSEIPVTEGAEVEPGQVLIILEAMKMLNNVASDLKGQVVEIRVSPGDKVEVGDPLMTVRKE